The Rhodothermus marinus DSM 4252 genome window below encodes:
- the csm5 gene encoding type III-A CRISPR-associated RAMP protein Csm5, which yields MPVTLKLITRSPLHIGSGHELESFEYIIHDGFFWRLDINRVMAFLLDEIGEEALERFSSWIERETERLADARNNREQAEIRRSLTLRTFVRGELGRPDLDARLLQQLQSLSRYAMRTSFSEFRQLVREQLKDPDGRLYIPGSSLKGALRTCLLYQVLVEADEKTHRRWLAELRDSLERAGRSLNRRERVFFSRWLEEDVFYCGVRKKGKVSWRDAQFDLLKFLRISDSNSVAADEIGVVTDVEIFLPGAEPQPQAPPVEALEAGAELQAQVGFDVSFFREAHRLLARGEQGMGTDIWIGLPEKFQRLYGLTLEEAAAMEAEELERRLLERVRKAARNFGRALKAFEKEWCRRAERGSTLQQARRLQRFYDELPDDCLRLGWGSGFAAVTVYLALREKPAWKEPLQNLLHRLFSLKEREDLLQTFPTSRRMAIDGEGTMVEEPMGWVELEWPWSATEAAATTEEETAEDESDLWVDQIGPNSQDIIAEVVDNSRAPFTIRIFVRGLENERFPCGGASHRAIEVGQRIRVKVSQWNKKAGRPTMFSVQSIRV from the coding sequence ATGCCGGTTACGCTGAAGCTCATAACGCGATCACCGCTGCATATCGGCTCGGGTCATGAGCTGGAATCCTTCGAGTACATCATCCATGACGGGTTTTTCTGGCGATTGGACATTAATCGGGTAATGGCTTTTCTGCTGGATGAGATTGGCGAGGAGGCCCTTGAACGATTCTCGTCATGGATTGAGCGGGAGACCGAGCGTCTTGCCGACGCTCGTAACAACAGGGAACAGGCTGAAATTCGCCGCAGCCTCACGTTGCGAACCTTTGTGCGCGGCGAGCTGGGGCGACCGGATCTGGACGCTCGCCTGCTTCAGCAGCTTCAGAGCCTTTCGCGCTATGCAATGCGCACGTCTTTTTCTGAGTTCAGACAGCTCGTGCGCGAGCAGCTCAAAGATCCAGATGGACGCCTTTACATTCCGGGGTCCTCGTTGAAGGGTGCATTGCGCACCTGCCTGCTCTACCAGGTTCTGGTGGAGGCCGATGAGAAGACGCACCGGCGCTGGCTTGCCGAGTTGAGGGATTCGCTGGAAAGGGCCGGCAGAAGCCTGAATCGCAGAGAGCGCGTGTTTTTTTCCCGGTGGCTTGAGGAGGACGTCTTCTACTGTGGCGTACGAAAAAAAGGAAAGGTGAGCTGGCGAGATGCGCAATTTGATCTGCTGAAATTTCTGAGGATCAGCGATTCAAACAGCGTGGCAGCCGACGAGATTGGTGTCGTGACTGATGTTGAGATATTCCTGCCCGGCGCTGAACCGCAACCACAGGCGCCACCGGTGGAAGCGCTGGAGGCCGGGGCTGAGCTTCAGGCACAGGTGGGTTTTGATGTATCTTTTTTCCGGGAAGCTCACCGGCTACTTGCGCGTGGGGAGCAGGGCATGGGGACCGATATATGGATTGGCCTACCGGAGAAATTCCAGCGGCTTTACGGATTGACGCTGGAGGAGGCCGCCGCTATGGAAGCGGAGGAGCTGGAACGGCGTCTGTTGGAGCGTGTGCGTAAGGCCGCACGCAATTTTGGCCGTGCGCTGAAGGCATTTGAGAAGGAGTGGTGCCGTCGAGCAGAACGCGGAAGCACGCTGCAGCAGGCCCGACGCCTGCAGCGATTTTATGATGAGCTTCCGGATGATTGTCTGCGTTTAGGGTGGGGAAGTGGCTTTGCTGCCGTTACGGTCTATCTGGCCTTGCGCGAAAAGCCGGCCTGGAAAGAACCGCTGCAGAATCTGCTGCATCGTCTCTTTTCGCTCAAAGAGCGGGAAGATCTGCTGCAGACCTTTCCGACGTCACGGCGCATGGCTATTGATGGCGAAGGAACAATGGTGGAAGAGCCGATGGGATGGGTAGAGTTGGAGTGGCCCTGGTCGGCAACCGAAGCGGCGGCTACTACCGAAGAGGAGACCGCCGAGGATGAATCGGACCTGTGGGTGGATCAGATCGGACCCAATAGTCAGGATATTATCGCCGAGGTGGTGGATAACAGTCGTGCACCGTTTACGATTCGCATTTTTGTGCGCGGACTTGAAAATGAAAGATTCCCCTGTGGAGGGGCCAGCCATAGAGCGATCGAGGTGGGGCAGCGTATTCGGGTCAAGGTGTCTCAGTGGAACAAAAAAGCCGGACGTCCCACCATGTTTTCCGTACAGAGCATCCGGGTTTAG
- the csm4 gene encoding type III-A CRISPR-associated RAMP protein Csm4 yields the protein MTFQAVYLYPRASFRTPLRSDTLWGLLVVALRVVAGDREADAFIESCEQGRPPIRLSSAFPFMQEQSADGRPVFRHFFPRPVLPPPLLEPSQADAQVVFEQMRQGKKVRRIRWLPQELFERVLRGELDEAELQQELLQQEQSGARKRWPVLLTQDNLHTSIDRLTGTTRQENGAGQLFYSHEYYMERGQGLFFLVEGEVARILPALRYLHHVGWGGDSSVGKGHFDWELRELELRVPEKPTHRLLLSLYSPTRAELDHIRQHRDRTFYQLERRQGYAGAHRLPGRAYLKRPLYMLSEGSLVPDPGRPLLGAVHTVMEAAGVQVRHSGLALDLPARVGLS from the coding sequence ATGACGTTTCAGGCTGTCTATCTGTATCCCCGCGCTTCTTTTCGTACGCCCCTGCGGTCCGACACGCTCTGGGGACTGCTTGTGGTAGCGCTGCGCGTGGTGGCAGGCGACCGGGAGGCCGACGCCTTCATCGAATCCTGTGAGCAAGGGCGGCCGCCGATCCGTCTTTCCTCGGCCTTCCCCTTCATGCAGGAGCAATCCGCGGATGGGCGGCCGGTTTTTCGCCACTTTTTCCCGAGGCCGGTCCTCCCGCCGCCCCTGCTGGAGCCATCGCAGGCCGATGCGCAGGTCGTTTTTGAGCAGATGAGGCAGGGGAAGAAAGTTCGCCGGATACGCTGGCTTCCGCAGGAGCTCTTTGAACGCGTACTGCGGGGCGAGCTCGACGAGGCGGAGCTGCAGCAGGAGCTTCTGCAGCAGGAGCAGTCCGGAGCGCGAAAACGCTGGCCCGTGCTTCTCACGCAGGACAACCTGCATACTTCGATCGACCGGCTTACCGGCACCACGCGCCAGGAAAACGGGGCCGGCCAGCTCTTCTACAGCCACGAATACTACATGGAACGTGGTCAGGGTCTGTTCTTTCTGGTTGAGGGGGAGGTAGCACGCATTCTGCCGGCCCTGCGCTACCTGCACCATGTGGGCTGGGGCGGCGACAGTTCGGTGGGCAAGGGGCATTTCGACTGGGAATTGCGCGAGCTGGAGCTGAGGGTGCCTGAGAAGCCCACGCATCGGCTGCTCCTTTCGCTCTACAGTCCCACGCGTGCGGAGCTGGACCATATCCGACAGCACCGGGACCGCACGTTTTATCAGCTGGAGCGACGGCAGGGCTATGCCGGAGCTCATCGGCTGCCCGGAAGGGCTTACCTGAAACGGCCGCTGTACATGCTGTCGGAAGGGTCGCTCGTTCCCGATCCCGGCCGTCCACTGCTGGGCGCGGTGCATACTGTGATGGAAGCGGCCGGGGTTCAGGTGCGTCATAGCGGGCTGGCGCTCGACCTGCCCGCCAGGGTCGGTTTATCCTAA
- the csm3 gene encoding type III-A CRISPR-associated RAMP protein Csm3, which translates to MAGFLGNIILKGKMECLTGLHIGGSKEKFEIGGVDQPVIRDPATNYPYVPGSSLKGKMRALLSFALGKAHEDPNFRSFDPKCPLQRVFGTSAESRNIGPSRLIVRDAFPDEATIRMWENLDTELLYTEIKAENSVDRLTSAANPRFPERVVRGSRFNVEFVFSVYESQDADYFRYVIEGLRLLEHSWLGRSGTRGYGQVKFRLAEPIIVTLDDYLEGTDTYRQAGRSHEEMTFDLETADFNESRFNQIKQEFLKIAEKLATNQA; encoded by the coding sequence ATGGCCGGTTTTCTGGGCAATATCATTCTCAAGGGCAAAATGGAATGCCTGACGGGGCTGCACATCGGCGGCTCGAAGGAAAAGTTCGAGATCGGCGGCGTCGATCAGCCCGTCATTCGCGACCCGGCGACGAACTATCCCTACGTGCCCGGCTCTTCGCTCAAGGGCAAGATGCGCGCGCTGCTCTCGTTTGCGCTGGGCAAGGCGCACGAGGATCCAAATTTCAGGAGCTTCGATCCGAAATGCCCTCTTCAACGTGTGTTCGGGACTTCCGCCGAGTCCCGGAATATCGGCCCGTCGCGTCTGATCGTGCGCGATGCGTTCCCGGACGAGGCAACGATCCGGATGTGGGAGAATCTGGATACCGAACTCCTCTACACCGAGATCAAGGCGGAAAACAGCGTCGATCGGCTTACTTCGGCCGCCAATCCGCGCTTTCCCGAGCGTGTCGTGCGGGGCTCGCGCTTCAACGTGGAGTTCGTTTTCAGCGTCTATGAGTCGCAGGACGCCGATTACTTTAGATATGTTATCGAGGGATTGCGGTTGCTGGAGCATTCCTGGCTGGGACGAAGCGGCACGCGCGGCTACGGCCAGGTAAAATTCAGGCTGGCCGAGCCGATCATCGTCACGCTCGACGACTATCTGGAAGGGACGGATACGTATCGCCAGGCCGGCCGCTCCCATGAGGAGATGACGTTCGATCTGGAAACGGCCGACTTCAACGAAAGCCGGTTCAATCAGATCAAGCAGGAGTTCCTTAAGATTGCCGAGAAGCTTGCCACGAATCAGGCATGA
- the csm2 gene encoding type III-A CRISPR-associated protein Csm2, whose translation MNIPGDLAKLKPEEIDSLANEMGRKYAQNVKTAQVRNVFAHINRMRTRMRRGQGIGPEMRRDLVMLKPRLAYAGGRQKEVRPMSDDLRQAVDAVLNSQNFEQALRNFFDLVEAIVAYHKYHGGTDN comes from the coding sequence ATGAACATTCCAGGAGATCTCGCCAAGCTGAAGCCGGAGGAGATCGACAGCCTGGCCAACGAGATGGGCCGAAAATACGCGCAGAACGTCAAGACGGCCCAGGTGCGTAACGTCTTTGCCCATATCAATCGCATGCGCACGCGTATGCGCCGAGGTCAGGGCATCGGGCCGGAGATGCGGCGCGATCTGGTAATGCTCAAGCCCCGTCTGGCCTATGCGGGAGGGCGGCAGAAAGAGGTGCGCCCCATGAGCGACGACCTCAGGCAGGCGGTGGACGCCGTGTTGAATTCGCAGAATTTCGAACAGGCGCTGCGGAATTTCTTTGATCTCGTGGAGGCCATCGTGGCCTACCACAAATATCATGGCGGTACGGATAACTAA
- the cas10 gene encoding type III-A CRISPR-associated protein Cas10/Csm1 — protein sequence MDRSQIEYLGGLLHAIGLLEQLGREQFDAPGISSLQFTEQLLQHCPAFARHAGAIREAVREAADALPAERPSSWLEPLLQRVRLPGYPEPTGGRVFPPRSLSDGVVYPVAPEAVGDGREACRKLWQDLWAEATRTLQGIDDAGAALETLYTLLEKYTSYIPAPAVQARGVSLFDYSRVTAALRLCRTRAEREPAVLLVKGDVSGIQSFIYRELRGDETENPAQLLRGRSFFVALLARTVVRHLQRLFQLPDGCVLYSSGGHFVMLLPNTEDARQRLDEADRSINQALFQELNGAIQLVLAHAEADARTIEHDPSEALYRLEETLQVAKLRKGWSVLETLVGQPIGETPALPNLNRVGKALPYTDYLIEVPGLSVAEVPEGVRTELMLSGFETAWLFVEEEALEPVLQRLGARSATVFNLRTTKIPAVAVARRTGYRLMPAGVYVPMTEASESRRPLMFEELAAIESANYPLLGFLRMDVDNLGALFVVGLREAFGEHRFGLHRTAALSRELDRFFGAHVNTLARGLDVYLVYAGGDDLFAVGSWVRVLRFARSIREKLREYCSNNPSVTISAGLSIHKEHFPITVAADAAGEEEERAKQAGKNRISLFETPVAWEQLRHLVDELAEPLLQAIIDETLPEEERIPRTFVHTLLRYSREVLDEDGRVDLGALARLNHLLHYTFARRNVREEMLQQAPDRPLVRLAQGFLLLERPDRSEWFRTFIIPAAYVLLKTRKQRD from the coding sequence ATGGACCGGTCACAGATCGAGTACCTTGGCGGACTGCTGCATGCGATCGGGTTGCTGGAGCAGCTCGGCCGCGAGCAATTCGATGCGCCGGGAATTTCCAGCCTGCAGTTTACCGAGCAACTGCTGCAGCACTGCCCGGCCTTTGCACGGCATGCCGGAGCCATTCGCGAAGCGGTGCGCGAGGCGGCCGATGCGCTTCCTGCAGAACGCCCTTCATCCTGGCTGGAGCCGCTGCTGCAGCGGGTGCGGCTTCCGGGCTATCCAGAGCCGACGGGCGGACGTGTTTTTCCGCCCCGTTCGCTTTCGGACGGGGTCGTCTACCCCGTTGCGCCCGAAGCGGTGGGAGACGGCCGGGAGGCCTGCCGCAAACTCTGGCAGGATCTGTGGGCAGAAGCTACCCGCACGTTGCAGGGCATCGATGATGCCGGGGCGGCGCTGGAGACGCTCTACACGCTGCTCGAGAAATACACGAGCTACATACCGGCGCCCGCGGTGCAGGCGCGCGGCGTTTCGCTGTTCGACTACAGTCGGGTGACGGCAGCTCTGCGTCTGTGTCGTACCCGGGCGGAACGTGAGCCCGCCGTCCTGCTCGTCAAGGGCGACGTTTCGGGCATCCAGTCGTTCATTTACCGCGAGCTACGCGGCGACGAAACCGAAAACCCTGCGCAGCTCCTGCGGGGCCGTTCGTTTTTCGTGGCGCTGCTGGCCCGCACCGTGGTGCGCCACCTGCAGCGGCTGTTCCAGTTGCCCGACGGGTGCGTGCTCTACAGCAGCGGCGGCCACTTCGTGATGCTGCTGCCCAACACCGAAGATGCCCGTCAGCGGCTTGACGAAGCGGATCGAAGCATCAACCAGGCTCTTTTCCAGGAGCTGAACGGGGCCATTCAGCTGGTGCTGGCCCACGCGGAGGCCGACGCCCGGACGATCGAGCACGATCCATCCGAAGCGTTGTATCGGCTCGAAGAGACCCTGCAGGTTGCCAAGCTTCGAAAAGGCTGGAGTGTTCTGGAGACGCTGGTCGGGCAGCCCATCGGGGAAACGCCAGCCCTGCCGAATCTCAACCGCGTTGGTAAGGCGCTGCCCTATACCGATTATCTGATCGAAGTGCCCGGACTGTCGGTGGCCGAGGTACCGGAGGGGGTGCGTACGGAGCTGATGCTTTCGGGCTTTGAAACGGCCTGGCTGTTCGTGGAGGAGGAGGCGCTGGAGCCGGTGCTGCAGCGACTGGGCGCCCGGAGCGCTACCGTTTTCAACCTGCGCACGACGAAAATCCCGGCCGTGGCTGTCGCGCGGCGTACCGGCTATCGACTGATGCCCGCCGGCGTGTATGTGCCGATGACCGAGGCCAGCGAAAGCAGGCGGCCGCTCATGTTCGAGGAGCTGGCGGCGATCGAAAGCGCAAACTACCCGCTGCTGGGTTTTCTGCGCATGGATGTGGACAACCTGGGCGCGCTCTTTGTGGTGGGGCTGCGCGAGGCCTTCGGGGAGCATCGGTTCGGTCTGCACCGCACGGCGGCCCTTTCGCGGGAGCTGGACCGCTTCTTCGGGGCCCATGTCAACACGCTGGCTCGCGGACTCGACGTCTATCTGGTCTATGCCGGTGGAGACGACCTGTTTGCCGTGGGGTCCTGGGTTCGCGTGCTGCGCTTTGCCCGGAGCATCCGGGAAAAGCTGCGCGAATACTGCAGCAACAACCCGTCGGTGACGATTTCGGCCGGGCTTTCGATTCACAAAGAGCATTTTCCGATTACCGTGGCGGCCGATGCGGCCGGCGAAGAGGAGGAGCGGGCCAAGCAGGCCGGAAAGAACAGAATTTCGCTGTTTGAGACGCCGGTCGCGTGGGAGCAGCTGCGTCATCTGGTAGACGAGCTGGCCGAGCCGCTGCTGCAGGCAATCATCGACGAGACGCTGCCCGAAGAGGAGCGCATTCCGCGGACCTTCGTCCACACGCTCCTGCGCTACAGCCGCGAAGTGCTCGACGAAGACGGACGGGTCGATCTCGGGGCGCTGGCCCGCCTCAACCATCTGCTGCACTACACGTTTGCGCGCCGGAACGTCCGCGAGGAGATGCTGCAGCAGGCACCGGACCGCCCGCTGGTCCGCCTGGCGCAGGGCTTTCTACTGCTGGAGCGTCCCGACCGCAGCGAGTGGTTCCGGACGTTCATCATTCCGGCCGCCTACGTGCTGCTGAAAACCCGCAAACAGCGCGACTGA
- a CDS encoding CRISPR-associated ring nuclease yields MSAARRGGPVLMATLGEQPQVVTLTLDLLAAQRVTFDELVLFHTEPHYPALQRALQRLETELAQWPAYRELTVRRVLFHDEAGRPLTDVRADAEARQVYRILFREVLEVKRQRRPLHFLIAGGRKVMAAYGMAVAQLLCEADDRVWHLISEGDLLASGRMHPEPGDRVHLVPVPFVRWSALPPAATRLAVTGDPFEAMRLHEAWLDEESRRQRAWFLLHELTPAERTLLVTLARTGAPNSELARMLGRSPKTVANQLATVADKYRAFAGLADEVPLSRAELVAHFAPVLDRIEDPCGIDAL; encoded by the coding sequence ATGTCCGCAGCGCGTCGTGGCGGTCCGGTTCTGATGGCCACCCTGGGCGAGCAGCCGCAGGTGGTCACGCTCACGCTGGACCTGCTGGCGGCGCAACGCGTGACGTTCGACGAGCTGGTGCTTTTCCATACCGAGCCGCACTATCCGGCCCTTCAGCGTGCGCTCCAGCGTCTGGAAACCGAACTGGCGCAGTGGCCCGCCTATCGCGAGCTAACGGTACGGCGCGTGCTCTTCCACGACGAGGCGGGCCGACCGCTGACCGATGTGCGCGCCGATGCGGAGGCACGGCAGGTGTATCGCATCCTGTTTCGAGAGGTGCTGGAAGTCAAGCGGCAGCGGCGTCCGTTGCACTTTCTGATTGCCGGCGGCCGTAAGGTCATGGCCGCCTACGGCATGGCCGTAGCCCAGTTGCTCTGTGAGGCCGACGATCGCGTGTGGCATCTGATCTCCGAAGGCGACCTGCTGGCCTCCGGGCGTATGCATCCCGAGCCGGGCGATCGGGTGCACTTGGTGCCCGTTCCGTTCGTGCGCTGGAGCGCCCTGCCGCCAGCGGCCACCCGACTGGCCGTCACAGGCGACCCCTTCGAGGCCATGCGGCTGCACGAAGCCTGGCTCGACGAAGAAAGCCGCCGGCAGCGCGCCTGGTTTCTGCTGCACGAGCTGACGCCGGCCGAGCGCACCCTGCTGGTCACGCTGGCACGAACCGGTGCTCCCAACAGCGAACTGGCCCGGATGCTCGGCCGCAGCCCCAAAACCGTGGCCAACCAGCTGGCCACGGTGGCCGACAAGTACCGGGCATTTGCCGGACTGGCCGACGAGGTGCCCCTGTCGCGCGCCGAACTGGTGGCCCACTTTGCTCCGGTGCTGGATCGAATCGAAGACCCCTGTGGGATAGATGCCCTATGA
- a CDS encoding DUF4236 domain-containing protein gives MPLHLYKTFRLGPVRLTISHRGIGLSVGTRGLRIGRTPSGRPYIRLGRGHWRLEKRGR, from the coding sequence ATGCCGCTGCATCTGTACAAGACGTTTCGCCTGGGACCCGTTCGGCTGACCATCAGCCATCGAGGCATCGGCCTGAGCGTCGGCACCCGGGGGTTGCGCATCGGCCGCACGCCGTCCGGCCGTCCCTATATCCGGCTCGGGCGAGGCCACTGGCGCCTGGAAAAACGCGGCCGATAG
- the csx2 gene encoding TIGR02221 family CRISPR-associated protein — MERVLLSFIGTGNYQPCIYVWGDHRCKTPYFQEAAVRFFNPDQCLVLMTEMAQKKHGAALRRRIKRIVYQRSKKARAACNSKNALRKRIKRIVYRPVSIPDGRNEDELWAIFSALTDCIPEGATLIVDVTHGFRTQPMLALAALCYLRVARNVQIERIIYGAFEARHPDTSEAPVFDLTPFLTLIDWSVAAHQFIHYGQANDLARLIREIHRLTYVEQAQVQAQHAATAASWLEGFARALGLVRLAEVMTEHALRLPEALERMRQDVDQIARLRPFGLLLDITAERARSLHHPDPLSLDGLRLQAELIRHLLNYGLVQQAVTVAREAIVTRYALDLGRDPLQEREAVEHELGRLASGLQDPAVRAGYTPETHQLAELWNRLTNVRNDINHAGMRTNPETTNNLYRLASECAEAAANWIARDAHQPE, encoded by the coding sequence ATGGAGCGCGTACTCCTTTCGTTTATCGGAACCGGTAACTACCAGCCCTGCATCTACGTCTGGGGAGACCATCGCTGCAAAACACCCTACTTCCAGGAGGCGGCCGTACGGTTTTTCAACCCGGATCAGTGTCTGGTGCTCATGACCGAAATGGCCCAAAAGAAGCACGGGGCCGCCCTCCGCAGGCGAATCAAGCGAATCGTTTACCAGCGCTCGAAAAAGGCACGCGCCGCCTGCAACTCAAAAAACGCCCTCCGCAAGCGAATCAAGCGAATCGTTTACCGGCCCGTGTCCATTCCGGATGGACGCAACGAAGACGAACTCTGGGCGATCTTCTCGGCGCTCACAGACTGCATCCCCGAAGGCGCCACGCTGATCGTGGACGTCACGCATGGCTTTCGCACGCAGCCCATGCTGGCGCTGGCCGCTCTGTGCTACCTGCGCGTTGCCCGCAACGTACAGATCGAGCGCATCATCTACGGTGCCTTCGAAGCCCGCCATCCCGACACCAGCGAAGCGCCCGTTTTCGACCTGACGCCTTTTCTCACGCTCATCGACTGGAGCGTGGCGGCCCACCAGTTCATCCACTACGGACAGGCTAATGACCTGGCCCGGCTGATTCGGGAGATACACCGGCTGACGTATGTGGAGCAGGCCCAGGTGCAGGCGCAGCATGCTGCAACGGCGGCCTCCTGGCTGGAAGGCTTTGCCCGCGCGCTCGGGCTGGTACGCCTGGCCGAAGTGATGACCGAGCACGCCCTGCGACTGCCGGAAGCGCTGGAACGCATGCGTCAGGATGTGGACCAGATTGCCCGGCTGCGCCCCTTCGGTCTGTTGCTCGACATAACGGCCGAGCGCGCACGCTCGCTGCACCATCCCGATCCGCTCTCGCTCGATGGACTCCGCCTGCAGGCCGAGCTGATCCGCCATCTCCTCAACTACGGGTTGGTGCAGCAGGCCGTCACCGTGGCCCGCGAAGCCATCGTCACCCGCTATGCGCTCGACCTCGGGCGCGATCCTCTCCAGGAACGCGAAGCCGTCGAGCACGAGCTGGGTCGCCTTGCCAGCGGCCTGCAGGATCCGGCCGTACGCGCCGGCTACACGCCCGAAACGCACCAGCTGGCGGAACTGTGGAACAGGTTGACCAACGTGCGCAACGACATCAACCACGCCGGCATGCGCACCAATCCGGAGACCACAAACAACCTGTACCGTCTCGCCTCCGAGTGTGCAGAAGCAGCAGCCAACTGGATCGCACGCGATGCTCATCAACCTGAGTAA
- the csm6 gene encoding CRISPR-associated ring nuclease Csm6, whose amino-acid sequence MPGDMERYNLLIALGISPAVLTETIWTLAVEHPQPAIPAEIHVVTTLTGERTLRNRLFDTPDEEGLSVWARFCREVLQLDHEAPEAPQLHIHVPLRGNGLKLDDIRTWDDDRRYAELCYRVVARLCADPDAPRVVASIAGGRKTMSAHLLTAFSLYARPQDESIHVLVHPERPVLEDPTFFYPRPGSGTDVRIERVDLHLVRFRNQLEELARLHRGGQLPRTLQELESLPGLGLRPARPAEVEIVLGDRTERRLRLLDTEGRAMAQLQPVAPMPLVTLITLYEMLRRADSSEISNMQLVENEQVEALRNAAYAFCRDLAQLRPWGDTIALSRSISELNQLLAGNPLCNRYLRIHSRRTWEETFYAFGTEPPALRVCVPRALDYLQNWPFQYVPLTYLD is encoded by the coding sequence ATGCCAGGCGATATGGAGCGCTACAACCTGCTGATTGCCCTGGGCATTTCGCCGGCTGTCCTGACCGAGACGATCTGGACGCTGGCCGTCGAGCATCCGCAGCCGGCCATCCCCGCCGAAATTCACGTGGTGACCACCCTCACGGGCGAACGCACGCTTCGCAACCGCCTCTTTGACACCCCGGACGAGGAGGGGCTTTCGGTCTGGGCCCGTTTCTGCCGCGAGGTACTCCAGCTCGATCACGAGGCCCCCGAGGCGCCACAGCTTCATATTCACGTGCCGCTTCGTGGCAACGGATTGAAGCTCGACGACATCCGCACCTGGGACGACGACCGTCGCTACGCCGAGCTCTGCTACCGCGTGGTGGCCCGGCTGTGTGCCGATCCCGATGCCCCCCGCGTGGTCGCCTCGATCGCCGGGGGCCGCAAGACCATGAGTGCCCACCTGCTTACGGCCTTCTCGCTGTATGCCCGCCCGCAGGACGAAAGCATTCACGTGCTGGTACACCCGGAGCGTCCCGTGCTCGAAGACCCCACGTTTTTCTACCCGCGGCCCGGTTCCGGTACAGACGTGCGCATCGAACGGGTGGACCTGCACCTGGTGCGCTTTCGGAACCAGCTCGAGGAACTGGCCCGGCTACACCGCGGAGGCCAGCTTCCGCGCACGCTGCAGGAGCTGGAGTCGCTGCCCGGGCTGGGGCTGCGACCGGCACGGCCCGCCGAGGTCGAAATCGTTCTGGGCGATCGTACCGAGCGCAGGCTGCGATTACTCGATACCGAAGGCCGCGCCATGGCCCAGCTGCAGCCCGTGGCGCCCATGCCCCTGGTGACCCTGATCACCCTCTACGAAATGCTGCGCCGCGCCGACTCGTCGGAGATCTCCAACATGCAACTGGTCGAAAACGAACAGGTCGAGGCGCTCCGCAATGCGGCTTACGCCTTCTGCCGCGATCTGGCCCAGCTCCGGCCCTGGGGGGATACCATCGCCCTCTCCCGCAGCATCTCCGAGCTGAACCAGCTTCTGGCCGGCAACCCGCTCTGCAACCGTTATCTACGAATCCACTCACGCCGCACCTGGGAAGAAACCTTCTACGCCTTCGGAACCGAACCCCCTGCCCTACGGGTCTGCGTCCCCCGTGCCCTGGATTACCTCCAGAACTGGCCGTTTCAGTACGTTCCGTTAACCTACCTCGACTGA